GGGGTGCGTACCGCTTCGACGATGTATGCCTCGGGCATGCCTGCTGCTCCTTCGGTGACGTTTCCAGTGTCATTCGCGGACGGCGATGCCTTCCAGCACCATCGACAGGTACTGGCGTGCGATCTCCTCGGGGCTGTGCTGTCCGCCCGGCCGGTACCAGGACGCGGCGACCCAGACGGTGTCGCGCAGGAAGCGGTAGGTGAGCCGGCTGTCCAGGTCGGCGCGGAAGACCTGGGTGGCCACCCCGCGCTCCAGCGTGCCCAGCCACGCCTTCTCGAACCTGGCCTGCGAGTCGGCGAGGTAGTGGAAGCGCGGCTCGTCCAGCAGGTGCTTGGACTCCTTCTGGTAGATGGCGACGGCGGCGCGGTGCCGGTCGATCTCCCGGAAGGATTCGGTCACGAGCGCCTCCAGCGTCTGCCGGGGACCGAGCCCGGAAGCGAGCACGGCGTCGTACCGGGCCCACAGCTCGTCCAGGAACGCGGAGAGGATCTCGTCGAGCATCGACTCCTTGGAGTCGAAGTGGTAGTAGAGGCTGCCCGCAAGCATTCCGGCGGCATCGGCGATCTTGCGGACGGTGGTGGCGTTGTATCCCTGCGCGGCGAACACCTCGGCGGCGGTCGCCAGCAGTTCCTCGCGCCGCTCGGGCGACGGGCTCACCGTGGTCTTCTCGCTGTTCTTCGGCACCGGGCCATTCTCGCCTCACGGGTGCTGGCTGCTGACCGACAGGACCTCCCCGGTCAGGTACGAGGAGTAGCCACTGGCGAGGAAGACGATGGCATTGGCCACCTCCCACGGCTCGGCGTGGCGGCCGAACGCCTCGCGGGAGGTGAGCTCCTCGAGCAGCTCGGGGGTGGTGACCTTGGCCAGGTGCGGGTGCATGGCCAGGCTCGGCGAGACGGCGTTGACCCGTACGCCGTACTCGGCGGCCTCCAGCGCGGCGCAGCGGGTCAGGGCCATGACCCCGGCCTTGGCGGCGGCGTAGTGCGCCTGGCCCTTCTGCGCGCGCCAGCCGACCACCGAGGCGTTGTTGACGATGACGCCACCGCCGCCTGCCGTCTTCATCCGGCGCAGCGCGGCGCGGGTGCAGCGGAAGGTGCCGTTCAGGGTGACGTCGAGAACCTTTGCCCACTGCTCGTCGCTCATCTCGACCAGGTCGGCGGTGCCGCCGAGGCCGGCGTTGTTGACGACGATGTCGAGCCGGCCGTGGCGCTCCTCGGCCAGCTCGAACAGCGCGCCGACCTGGGCCTCGTCGGTCACGTCGCAGGGCAGCGCGGCCACCCGGTCCGGGCCGAACTCCGCGGCGAGCGCCGCCTCGGACTCCTTCAGGCGGCGGGCGTGGGCGTCGGAGATGACGACACCGGCGCCCTCCTCCAGCAGCCGCCGGGCCGTCGCCCCGCCGATGCCCGCGCCCGCGGCGGCGGTGATGACGGCGGTGCGGCCGGCGAGCAGACCGTGGCCGGGGACGTACGGCGGCGGCGTGTTCGGCGCGGTCATGGGCACACCTCCTTGGGCAGGCCGAGGACGCGCTCGGCGATGATGGTCCGCCGGATCTCGTTCGACCCGGCGTAGCCGGTGCCGGGGCGGGAGACGGGGAACAGCCGCCGCCAGTCGGTCGGGTCGTACGGCTCCCCCGCGGCGAGCCGGCCCCGTCGAAGAACACCTCATCGACGCTGTGGCCCTGGCACCACAGCTCCTCCACCGCCACGATCGGCGGGAGGAACCGCTCGCGCTGTCCGGGCATCCCGAAAGGGATCAGGGCGGGGCCGAGGAGCTGCTCGCCCATGTGCCGCTCCCGCGCCGGGCGTTCGGCAACGGCCTCGTGCTCGCGCCCAGGCCCCCCGCGCCCGCGCAGATGCGGGAACCGACCGGTGAGGTCGGCCCGCAGCCCGGCGCGGATCTCCGAGCGGAACTCCTCGACGCTGCTCATGACGGTACGTTAACCTACCAAACACTTGTTAGGGAAGGAGGGGCTGGATGTCCGCTGCCCACGAGGATGCGCAGACGACGCCCGACGGCCCGGTGCGCTACGAGAAGCGGGGCCCGGTCGCGACCGTCACGATGCACCGGCCCGGCCACCGCAACGCCCAGAACTCCGCGATGACCTACGCCCTGGACCGCGCCTTCTACCGCGCGGCCGACGACGACCAGGTGAAGGTCGTCGTCCTCGCCGGTACGGGCCGGCACTTCTCCGCCGGGCACGACATCGGCACCCCCGAGCGCGACGCCCACCTTCCGTTCGACCGCAGGGCCGGGCTGTGGTGGGACCACTCGGACAAGGCGGGCGCCGAAAGCCGCTTCGCCCGCGAGTCCGAGGTCTACCTGGGCATGTGCCGCCGCTGGCGCGAGCTGCCCAAGCCCATGATCGCCTCGGTGCAGGGCGCCTGCGTCGCGGGCGGGCTGATGCTCGCCTGGGTCTGCGACCTGATCGTCGCCTCCGACGACGCGTTCTTCGCCGACCCCGTGGTGCGGATGGGCATCCCCGGAGTCGAGTTCTTCGCCCACCCCTGGGTGATGCCGCCACGGATCGCCAAGGAGTTCCTCTACACCGGTGACCGGATGAGCGCCCGGCGGGCGTACGAGGTCGGAATGGTCAACCGGGTGGTGCCCCGCGAGGAACTGCCCGATCTTACAAGGGAGTTGGCAGAGCGGATCGCCGAGATGCCGCGGATGGGCCTGACGTTGACCAAGCGCGCGGTCAACCAGGCCGAAGATCTGCAGGGGATGCACGCCGGGCTGGACTCAGCGTTCGGACTGCACCACCTCGCCCACGCGCACAACGCCGAGACCGCCGAGGACTCCCTCGGCGGCATGGACCTCCACGCCATGAAGGCGGCCGGGACGAGGGAGGCCTGATGGACCTGGACTTCACGGCCGCGCAGGACGCCTTCCGGGCCGAGGCCCGCGCCTGGCTCGCCGCCCACGTCCCGGACGCCCCGCTGCCCTCCCTGGAGACGGCGGAGGGCTTCGCGGCCCACCGGGAGTGGGAGCGCACGCTGTTCGCCGACCGCTGGTCGGTGGTCTCCTGGCCCGAGGAGTACGGCGGCCGGGGCGCCTCGATCCTGCACTGGCTGATCTTCGAGGAGGAGTACTACGCCGCCGGTGCGCCCGGACGCGTCAGCCAGAACGGCATCAACCTCCTCGCCCCCACCCTCTTCGAGCACGGTACGGCCGAGCAGCGCGCCCGGATCCTGCCGCCCATGGCGAGCGGCGAGGTGATCTGGGCCCAGGCCTGGTCCGAACCGGAAGCCGGCTCGGACCTCTCCTCCCTGCGCTCCACCGCCGTACGCACCGACGGCGGCTGGCGCCTCAGCGGCCAGAAGACCTGGTCGTCGCGGGCCGCGTTCGCCGACCGGGCCTTCGGTCTCTTCCGCAGCGACCCGGACACCCCGAAGCCCCACCAGGGACTGACCTATCTGATGTTCCCGCTGGACGCCGAAGGGGTGACCGTACGGCCCATCGGGCGGCTGGACGGCAAGCCCGCCTTCGCCGAACTGTTCCTCGACGAGGTCTTCGTGCCCGACGAGGACGTCATCGGCGAGCCCGGACAGGGCTGGCGGGTGGCGATGAGCACAGCGGGCAACGAGCGCGGGCTCACCCTGCGCAGCCCCGGGCGGTTCATCGCGTCCGCCGACCGCCTCACAGCCCTGTGGCGCGAGCGGGCCGCCGCTTCCGGCACCGCGCTGCGCGACCGGGTGGTCGACGCGGTGATCGGCGCCCGCGCCTACCAGCTGTTCACCTACGCCAACGCCTCCCGCCTGGCCGCGGGGAGACCGATCGGCGCGGAGTCCAGCCTGAACAAGGTCTTCTGGTCGGAGCTGGACATCGCACTGCACGAGACCGCCCTCGACCTGCTCGGCCCGTACGGGGAACTCGCCGACGGCGCCCCGGAGGCCCCCGCCCACGGCAGCTGGGCCGAGGGCCACACCTTCTCCCTCGCCGGTCCCATCTACGCCGGGACCAACGAGATCCAGCGCGACATCATCGCCGAGCGGCTGCTCGGCCTGCCGAAGGGACGCCGGTGATGCGGTTCCTCCTCGACGACGAGCAGCGGGAGTTCGGCCGCACGCTGAATGGCCTGCTGGCGGCGGCCGGAACCCCGGCGGTCGTACGGGCCTGGTCGGCCGGCGACACCGCGCCCGGCCGCGCCCTGTGGGCCCGCCTGGCCGAGGCCGGAGTCTTCGCCCTCGCCGTGCCGGAGGAGCACGACGGGCTCGGCCCGCTGCCCGTCGAACTCGCCGTCGCCTTCGGTGAGTTGGGCCGCCACGCGGTGCCGGGTCCGCTGGTGGAGACGGTTGCCGCAGCCGCGCTCCTCGACCGCCTGGACGACGGTGACGTGATGCGGACATGGCTGCCGCAGATCGCCTCCGGCAAGGCCGTCGTCTCGCTGTGCGCCCCGGGAGCGAACAGCCCGTACGCTCTGGACGCGGACGCGTGCGACGCCGTGTTCGTCATCGACGACGACACGCTGCGGGTGGCCGAGGGGCACGGGAAGGTCCAGGCGTCCCTCGACCCGGCCCGGCGACTGGCCCGGCCACACGGCGGACCCGTCCTGGGCCGGGGGCCCGAGGTGATCGCGGCAGCCGCGCACGCCGCCGATGTCGCGGCCCTGGCCACGGCCGCCCAGTCCCTCGGGCTGGGCCGCGCCTTGCTGGCGCGCACCGTCGACTACGCCCGGCAGCGCACCCAGTTCGGGGTCGCCATCGGATCCTTCCAGGCGGTCAAGCACCGGCTCGCCGACACGCTCATCGCCCTGGAGTTCGCCCAGCCGTTGCTGTACGCCGCCGCTCTCATGCTGGCCACGGCACATCCGGCCGCCGGTCGGGAGATCGCCGCGGCGAAGGTCTCCGCGGGCGAGGCGGCGTACGCGGCGGCCCGCACCGCCCTGCAACTCCACGGCGCCCTCGGCTACACGGAGGAGCTGGACCTCTCCCTGTGGATCCGCAAAGCCCGGCCCCTCCGGGACGCATGGGGCACCCCATCCGCCTGCCGCGCCCGCGTCCTCGCACCCTGAGCCGCCCCCACCGCGTGTTGAGCCGATCGCACCGACAGTGCCGTCACCCGGAGGCCCTTGCACTCCCGCGCTCGGGTTCACCAATGACGTGGTCCACGACAGTGTGTGGTCGACACCCTGGGTGTCACCCCGCCACCCGGGAGGTTGAAGATGAGGTCGTTGTAGGGAATTTCTCCCATCTTCGCGGGGTGTGTTTCCTGGATGCAGCTCAGTCGCGCTGGTAGGCGGCGAGGAGGAAGAGCCAGATCTCACTGACGGTGGGGAAGCAGGCGATCGCGTGCCTGAGCCGCTTGAGCGGGACCTCGCCTGCGACCGCGATGGTGGCCGAGTGCAGGAGCTCGCTGATCCCGGGGCCGACGAAGGTGACCCCGAGCAGGATTTCCCGGTCGAGGTCGACGACCAACCGGGCATGGCCTCGGTAGCCGTCGGCGTAGAGGTTGGCGCCTTGGGCGGCATTGAAGTCGAGGTCGACCGTCCTGATCCGGTGGCCGGCGTCGGCCGCTTGCCCGGCTGTCAGGCCCACTGCGCCGGCCTCGGGGTCGGTGAAGAAGACCTGGGGTACGGCGTGCTGGTCGGCGGTGGTGGCATGGTCACCCCAGGGCTCGTCGTCCGCAGGGCGGCCGGCGGCTCGGGCAGCGATGGCGTCGCCTGCGGTGCGAGCCTGGTACTTGCCCTGGTGGGTGAGCAGGGCACGGTGGTTGACGTCGCCGAGGGCGTACAGCCAGTCGCCGTCGACGCCGTTCACCAGGCAGGTGGTGTCCACGTCCAGCCAGGAGCCGGGGGTGAGACCGACTGTGTCCAGCCCGATGTCGCCCGTGGCGGGAGTGCGGCCGGTGGCGAACAGGACCTCGTCGGCCTCCAGTTCGCTGCCGTCGTCGAGGGTGAGCGTGACGGGACCGGTGGGGTCGGGGCGGCGCAAGGCGGCCACCTGCACACCGATCCGCACGTCCGCGCCCGCCTCGGTCAGGCCCTGGGTGACGAGGTCTCCGGCGAAGGGTTCCATGCGAGGCAGCAGGCGGCGGCGCGCGAGAAGGGTGACCTGAGAGCCGAGGCCCTGCCAGAGTGTGGCCATTTCGACCCCAACCCCGCCGCCGACCACGGCGAGGCGGGCGGGCACGGTGCTGGAGTCGGTGCCGCGCCGGTTGGTCCAGGGCCGGGCCTCCTCGATGCCAGGGATGTCGGGCAGCACGGGCCGGCTGCCGGTGGCGACGGCCACCGCGTGCCGGGCGGTGAGGAGCCGCTGTCCGCCGTCGTCCCGGGTGACGGTGACGCGACGGGGTCCGTCGAGGCGGCCGTGCCCACGGAACAGGTCGGCGCCGATGGACTTGACCCACTGGGCCTGTCCGCCGTCGTCCCAGTCGGTGACGTACCGATTGCGCCGGGCGAAGACCCGGTCCGCGTCAAGCCGGCCGGTGACGGCCTGCCGGGCACCGTCCACGCGGTTGGCGTCGGCGACCGCGATGACCGGCCGCAGCAAGGCCTTGCTGGGCACGCAGGCCCAGTACGAGCATTCGCCCCCGACGAGTTCGCGCTCTACGACGGCTACGGAGAGTCCGCCGGCACGGGCACGGTCCGCCACGTTCTGACCGACGGGACCGGCACCGAGCACGATCACGTCATAGGTGCCGTTTCCCTGGATTTCCGGTGCTTCGCTCACGGTGTCCTCGCATCACGATCGGACTGGTCATTCATTCGTTCATGGGATTGTTCGACGCCGGTCTTCGCCCTGGCCGGCCGGGCGGTCGCGGGCGACTAGAGGTCGAGGACGACCTCGGAAGCGGGCTCGCTACAGCAGACGAGGATGGTGCCTGGCTCCGGGCGTTCGAGGGGTGGGGTGGTGTAGGTGATGTCGCCTGCCACGAGGTGGGTGATGCAGGTGTGGCAGACACCGGTGCGGCAGGACCAGCGGGTGGGGATGTCGCAGGCTTCGGCGAGATCGAGGAGAGACGCGTGAGCGGGTGACCATGGGGTGGTGATGCTGCTGCGGGCGAAGGTGACGAGGGGGCCGGTGCCCGTGGGCCCCGGTGGCTGGTGCGGCTGGATCGCGGCGGTGGGTGTGACGCCGGGGTTGATGGCGGGCAGGGCGCTGAACTGTTCCGTATGGATCCGCTCGGGGCTCAGCCCGTGCTCGCGCAGGAAGCCTCGGAGGTCGTCCATGAAGGCGGGCGGTCCGCAGAGGTAGGCGTCGGCGTCGGTGGGAATGCCCAGGGCCGCGAGTGAAGGGGCGGTCGGGCGTTCCCAGCTGATGTGGGGGTCCTCGGGGTGGGGGGCGGTTTCGGCCGTGTAGTAGATGTGCTCGTGGGCGTGCGGGAGTTGCGCCAGAAGGGCGTGGGCCTCGTCCGCGAAGGCGTGGTGGGCACGGTCGTGGGTGGTGTGGATCCACCACACAGGGCGGGGATCTGTCGTGGCGGCAAGTCGGTGGAGCATGGCCAGGACGGGAGTGGCACCGATCCCTGCGGAGATGAGGACGATCGGGCGGGTGCCTTCTTGCAGTACGAAGGTCCCGCGCGGGCAGGCGATGTCCACGAGGTCCCCGGGGCGGAGCGCGGTATGGATGTAGCTGCTCACTTTCCCCTGGGGCTCGTGCTTGACGCTGATGCGGTAGGTGTCGGCGGTGGGAGCCGAGGAGAGGGAGTAGCTGCGCACTGCGGGGGCGGTGCCGCCGGTGGCGAGGCGGATGGAGAGGTACTGGCCCGGGTGGGCCTCGGGCAGGCGCGTGCCGTCGGTGGTGCCGAGGTAGATCGAGGAGACCGTGGGGGTCTCCGGGACGATGCGGGCGACGCGCATGGTCTTGAAGCCCGGCCACCCCGCCTCTTCTCTCGGTTGCTGGGTGCTGGCGCGTTCGCCCGGCCACCCCGGTTCCTGTTTGGGCTGCTGGGCGGCGGCGAGTTCGCGGAAGGACTGCTGCCACCCGGGGCTGAGAGCGGGGATGTTCAGCGCTCCGCGCAGCTTCGCGGGTCACGGCCCGGGAGGTAGAGCAGCGCGTCGATCTCGGCGACGCTGAGTCCTTCCGGGCCTTTGCGGGTGAGGGTGATCTCGTCGCCGGCCTGGACGCGTCCCTCGGTGATCACGCGCAGGTAGAAGCCTGGGCGGTGGTGGGCGACCAGCAGGGAGGCCATCGTGGGTTCGCCCAGGCGCATGCCGACGCGGTAGCAGGTGACGCGCGGCTGGGTGACTTCGAATTCGGCTTCGCCGATGCGGTACCGGTCGCCGATGCACACCTCGTCGTCGGGCAGGCCGTCGACGGTGAAGTTCTCCCCGAAGATCCCGAAGGTCAGGTCGTCGCGACCGAGCTGCCGTTGCCAGTACCGGTAGGACTGCAGTTGGTAGACGAGGACGGCTCGAATTTCCCCGCCGTGCCCGGCCAGATCTCCTTGACCGTCTCCATCGACGTTCAGCCGCCGGACCATACGGGAGCCCTGGACGGGAGCCTTCCAGGCACCGGTGTGAACGGTCCTTCCCTGCCAGGAGACGTCCTTGGGCATCCCTACGTTGACGGACAGCAGCGTCGCCATTGCGGACCTCCTGCGGGGTGGCGAGCCGGGCAGTCCCTCTTGGCGCCGCGTTTGGTGCGCTGGAACCGATCCTAGTTCTGTGCCATTGCCGCCGCGATTTCGCGATCATGAATCGATCGGTGGATCCGCCGAGATCTGCCAGTGGACCGTTGCTCGCGCGTACCAGGCCCGGGTCCGGGTGGACGGGGTTCGCTGGCTGATGACCGTGCACAGGCGGAGGCTTGAGGCAGGCCGACGTTTAGTCGCCCGGGCGCGGCGGCGCCCCGACCAGCATCCACTATAACCAGCAAAAGACTCTTGACAGGTTAGATCGAGTTTGCTGGACTGGAGATGTAACCACTAAATCCAGATAGAGGGGTTAGGTATATGGCCTTCGCAGTCCACCACCGCACCGCCACCGTCGACGGTCTCGAGGTCTTCTACCGGGAGGCCGGTGATCCCCAGGCGCCTGTCGTCGTGCTCCTCCACGGCTTCCCGACAAGCTCGCACATGTTCCGCCATCTGATCCTGGCGCTCGCCGACCGCTACCACGTGATCGCCCCCGACCACATCGGGTTCGGCCAGTCCGCGATGCCGGCTCTGGCGGACTTCCCGTACACCTTCGACGCCCTCACCGACGTCACCGAGGAGCTGCTCCGGCAGCTGGGCGTCGACCGGTTCGCGATGTACGTGCAGGACTACGGCGCCCCCATCGGCTGGCGCCTGGCGCTCCGGGCACCCGAGCGTGTCGCCGCGATCATCACCCAGAACGGAAACGCCTACGAGGAGGGCTTCGTCAAGCCTTTCTGGGACGGCGTCTTCGCCTACACCCAGAACCCGGGACCGGACACCGAAGCCCCCATGCGAGGCGCCCTGACCCTCGAGATCACCCGCTGGCAGTACGTGAACGGGGTCGCCGACCCCACCCTGGTCAGCCCAGACAACTGGGTCCACGACCAGGCGCTGCTCGACCGCCCGGGCAACGACGAGATCCAGCTCAAGCTGTTCCGCGACTACCCCACCAACGTGGATCTCTACCCACAGGTCCACCAGTACTTCCGCGACTCCCAGGTCCCCTCCTGGCAGTTTGGGGAGCCAACGACGAGATCTTCGGCCCCGACGGCGCGGAGGCTTTCCGCCAGGACCTGCCCGATGCCGAGATCCACCTGCTGGAGTCCGGGCACTTCGCCCTGGAGAGCCACCTCGGGACCATCACCGAGTACATCCGCGACTTCCTCGCCCGCGTCCTCGCCTGACACACCCGGGCATCGGGGCGACAGCGGCGCCAGACCACCCACCCTCTGCGTGTGCGGCCACCCGCGCACCCCGCACCCCGCACCCCGCACCCCGCACCCCGCACCCCGCACCCGGAAGGGACCACCCATGGGACTGTCCTGGCAGCAAGGCCCCCTCTCCGCCGGCACGATCGGACACTTCCTCACCCCCGAGGCCCTCCCCGAACGCCTCCTGTTCGCCGAGCCGCTGCGCCGCCGTATGCGCGTGAAGTTCAACGACAACTGGATCGCCGACAGTGAGAACGTGCTCCTGCTTCACGCACCGGGCCGCTACCCGGTCGCCTACTTCCCCCGCGAAGACGTCGACGCGCAGGCTCTGGTACCGAGTGGCCAGGTCACCCATCACCAGGACCTGGGCGACACCGCCTGGTACGCGGTGCACGCCGGCGACCGCAGCACCGAACGCGCCGCCTGGGAATTCACCGCACCGCCCGGGCACGCCGCCGAACTCCAGAGCCGCATCGCCTTCGCCTGGCGCGCGATGGA
Above is a genomic segment from Streptomyces fodineus containing:
- a CDS encoding TetR/AcrR family transcriptional regulator — translated: MPKNSEKTTVSPSPERREELLATAAEVFAAQGYNATTVRKIADAAGMLAGSLYYHFDSKESMLDEILSAFLDELWARYDAVLASGLGPRQTLEALVTESFREIDRHRAAVAIYQKESKHLLDEPRFHYLADSQARFEKAWLGTLERGVATQVFRADLDSRLTYRFLRDTVWVAASWYRPGGQHSPEEIARQYLSMVLEGIAVRE
- a CDS encoding SDR family oxidoreductase — protein: MTAPNTPPPYVPGHGLLAGRTAVITAAAGAGIGGATARRLLEEGAGVVISDAHARRLKESEAALAAEFGPDRVAALPCDVTDEAQVGALFELAEERHGRLDIVVNNAGLGGTADLVEMSDEQWAKVLDVTLNGTFRCTRAALRRMKTAGGGGVIVNNASVVGWRAQKGQAHYAAAKAGVMALTRCAALEAAEYGVRVNAVSPSLAMHPHLAKVTTPELLEELTSREAFGRHAEPWEVANAIVFLASGYSSYLTGEVLSVSSQHP
- a CDS encoding enoyl-CoA hydratase translates to MSAAHEDAQTTPDGPVRYEKRGPVATVTMHRPGHRNAQNSAMTYALDRAFYRAADDDQVKVVVLAGTGRHFSAGHDIGTPERDAHLPFDRRAGLWWDHSDKAGAESRFARESEVYLGMCRRWRELPKPMIASVQGACVAGGLMLAWVCDLIVASDDAFFADPVVRMGIPGVEFFAHPWVMPPRIAKEFLYTGDRMSARRAYEVGMVNRVVPREELPDLTRELAERIAEMPRMGLTLTKRAVNQAEDLQGMHAGLDSAFGLHHLAHAHNAETAEDSLGGMDLHAMKAAGTREA
- a CDS encoding acyl-CoA dehydrogenase family protein, with protein sequence MDLDFTAAQDAFRAEARAWLAAHVPDAPLPSLETAEGFAAHREWERTLFADRWSVVSWPEEYGGRGASILHWLIFEEEYYAAGAPGRVSQNGINLLAPTLFEHGTAEQRARILPPMASGEVIWAQAWSEPEAGSDLSSLRSTAVRTDGGWRLSGQKTWSSRAAFADRAFGLFRSDPDTPKPHQGLTYLMFPLDAEGVTVRPIGRLDGKPAFAELFLDEVFVPDEDVIGEPGQGWRVAMSTAGNERGLTLRSPGRFIASADRLTALWRERAAASGTALRDRVVDAVIGARAYQLFTYANASRLAAGRPIGAESSLNKVFWSELDIALHETALDLLGPYGELADGAPEAPAHGSWAEGHTFSLAGPIYAGTNEIQRDIIAERLLGLPKGRR
- a CDS encoding acyl-CoA dehydrogenase family protein, coding for MRFLLDDEQREFGRTLNGLLAAAGTPAVVRAWSAGDTAPGRALWARLAEAGVFALAVPEEHDGLGPLPVELAVAFGELGRHAVPGPLVETVAAAALLDRLDDGDVMRTWLPQIASGKAVVSLCAPGANSPYALDADACDAVFVIDDDTLRVAEGHGKVQASLDPARRLARPHGGPVLGRGPEVIAAAAHAADVAALATAAQSLGLGRALLARTVDYARQRTQFGVAIGSFQAVKHRLADTLIALEFAQPLLYAAALMLATAHPAAGREIAAAKVSAGEAAYAAARTALQLHGALGYTEELDLSLWIRKARPLRDAWGTPSACRARVLAP
- a CDS encoding dihydrolipoyl dehydrogenase family protein codes for the protein MSEAPEIQGNGTYDVIVLGAGPVGQNVADRARAGGLSVAVVERELVGGECSYWACVPSKALLRPVIAVADANRVDGARQAVTGRLDADRVFARRNRYVTDWDDGGQAQWVKSIGADLFRGHGRLDGPRRVTVTRDDGGQRLLTARHAVAVATGSRPVLPDIPGIEEARPWTNRRGTDSSTVPARLAVVGGGVGVEMATLWQGLGSQVTLLARRRLLPRMEPFAGDLVTQGLTEAGADVRIGVQVAALRRPDPTGPVTLTLDDGSELEADEVLFATGRTPATGDIGLDTVGLTPGSWLDVDTTCLVNGVDGDWLYALGDVNHRALLTHQGKYQARTAGDAIAARAAGRPADDEPWGDHATTADQHAVPQVFFTDPEAGAVGLTAGQAADAGHRIRTVDLDFNAAQGANLYADGYRGHARLVVDLDREILLGVTFVGPGISELLHSATIAVAGEVPLKRLRHAIACFPTVSEIWLFLLAAYQRD
- a CDS encoding FAD-binding oxidoreductase; translation: MRVARIVPETPTVSSIYLGTTDGTRLPEAHPGQYLSIRLATGGTAPAVRSYSLSSAPTADTYRISVKHEPQGKVSSYIHTALRPGDLVDIACPRGTFVLQEGTRPIVLISAGIGATPVLAMLHRLAATTDPRPVWWIHTTHDRAHHAFADEAHALLAQLPHAHEHIYYTAETAPHPEDPHISWERPTAPSLAALGIPTDADAYLCGPPAFMDDLRGFLREHGLSPERIHTEQFSALPAINPGVTPTAAIQPHQPPGPTGTGPLVTFARSSITTPWSPAHASLLDLAEACDIPTRWSCRTGVCHTCITHLVAGDITYTTPPLERPEPGTILVCCSEPASEVVLDL
- a CDS encoding MOSC domain-containing protein, producing the protein MATLLSVNVGMPKDVSWQGRTVHTGAWKAPVQGSRMVRRLNVDGDGQGDLAGHGGEIRAVLVYQLQSYRYWQRQLGRDDLTFGIFGENFTVDGLPDDEVCIGDRYRIGEAEFEVTQPRVTCYRVGMRLGEPTMASLLVAHHRPGFYLRVITEGRVQAGDEITLTRKGPEGLSVAEIDALLYLPGRDPRSCAER